TTGCCGGCCGAGCCTATACGGTGCGCTCCAGCTTTGTCGGGCAGATATTTGGCCTTGGCCGCGCACGCCGCGAAGAAGCGGATGCGCGCGAGCGGGCGGCCTGTATCCTTGAGTTCCTGCATCTGGATCAGGTCAGCCATCGTCTCGTGGGCACGCTTCCCTATGGGCTGCAAAAACGTGTCGAACTTGCCCGGGCCCTGGTAGCCGAGCCGAAGATTCTGCTTCTGGACGAGCCCATGGCGGGAATGACGGCCGCCGAAAAGAACGACATGGCGGACTTCATTCGGTCTGCCCGCGATCAGTATGAGACGACGGTGATCCTGATCGAGCACGATATCGGCGTGGTCATGCAGCTTTCCGACCGGATCGCAGTCCTCGATTACGGCCGCAAGATTGCCGATGGCAGCCCGGACGAAATTCGTGCCGACCAGCGCGTTATCGACGCCTATCTCGGCGTCATCGAGGAAAACGAGGACGGGGAGGGCATCTGATGGCAGATTTCGACTGGCTGTTTTTGATCGAAGTGCTGGTTGGCGGCTTGCTTTCGGGCGTTATGTATTCGCTCGTCGCCATCGGTTTCGTGCTGATCTACAAGACCTCGGGCGTTCTCAACTTCGCTCAAGGTGCGATGTTGCTGTTTGCCGCGCTGACCTTTGTCAGCCTGCTTGAACGCAACGTTCCCTTCGCGCTCGCACTCGTCCTCACATTCGCCGTTATGGTGCTGATTGGTCTCGTCATCGAGCGCACGGTGCTGCGGCCATTGACCAACAAGCCGCCGATCACCCTTTTCATGGCGACGCTTGGGCTCTCCTATATCATCGAAGGGGCAGCACAGCTCCTCTGGGGCACGCAGGTCCACGGTCTGGAGCTGGGGATCGAGGATGTTCCCTTCGATATCGGCGGCGTGTTCATCAGCCAGTTCGATCTGTTTGCGGCCGCTGTTGCCGGTCTGATGGTAGCGGCGCTGTCAGCTTTCTTCCGCTACACCCGGATTGGGCTGGCATTTCGCGCCGTAGCGGATGATCAATTCGCCGCCCTTGCGGTTGGGCTCAAACTGCCCTGGATCTGGGCAACCGTCTGGGCGGCCGCCGGTGTCGTGGCGCTGGTTGCCGGTCTGCTGTGGGGCGCGCGGCTCGGCGTGCAGTTCTCACTGTCGCTGGTCGTGCTCAAAGCGCTGCCCGTCCTCGTCCTTGGCGGTTTCGATTCCATTCTGGGAGCGATCGTCGGCGGTCTTTTGATCGGTGCGACGGAGAAACTCGCGGAAGTCTATATCGGCGAATATTTCGGCGGCGGCATCGAGAGCTGGATCGCCTATGTCGTAGCACTTGCCTTCCTGCTCATCCGCCCGTCCGGCCTGTTCGGGCAGAAGCTTGTGGAAAGGGTCTGATATGGCTGTCGTTACCACAGATCTTCATCCCACATGGTTTTTCAATCGTCAGCTGGCGCCGATTGCCATCGTAGCGGGCGCCTACCTTGTTGTTCCCTTTATCGGCTCAACCTATCTGTTCGAAGCAATCCTCCTGCCGTTCCTGGCGCTCAGCCTTGCCGGGGTCGGCCTTAACCTGCTTACCGGCTACGCCGGTCAAGTTTCGCTTGGAAGTGCCGCCTTCATGGCGGTCGGGGCTTTCGCTGCTTACAATTTCAATCTGCGTGTCGATGGCCTGCCGCTCATCGTCAGCATTCTGCTGGCTGGCCTGTCGGCGGCGGTGATCGGTATCGTCTTTGGCCTGCCGAGCCTTAGATTAAAAGGCTTCTATCTCGCGGTATCGACGCTTGCCGCGCAGTTTTTCGTGCAGTGGACGCTTACCAAATTCAGCTGGTTTTCGAACGATTCCGCCTCCGGGGTCATCGATGCACCGCCTTTGACGCTTGCCGGCATCGAGTTTACCGGCCCGGTCGGCCGCTACCTCTTTGCTCTTACGGTCGTTGTCGTCCTGACGTTTCTTGCCCACCGGCTGACGACCTCGCAGACCGGCCGCAACTTCATCGCCGTGCGGGACAACGAGACGGCAGCGCGTATCATCGGGGTGCCCGTGTTGAGGACCAAACTGCTCGCTTTTGCGATTTCCTCCTTCATCATCGCGGTGGCGGGAGTTCTGTGGGCTTTCGCCTATCTCAGAACCGTGGAGCCGGCCGGCTTTAACCTCGACCGCTCCTTCCAGATCCTTTTTATCATCATCATTGGCGGGCTTGCCTCGACGCGAGGCGCCTTCTTCGGCGCCGCGCTGATCGTCGTCTTCCCGCTGCTGCTGTCGCGGCTGGGTTCGTTCCTGCTCGGTGATCTCTTTGATTCCGGCGTGCTCGAGATGAGCCAGCGCATCGTGCTCGGCGCCCTGATCATTCTGTTTCTGATCCTCGAACCGGACGGGCTCTCCTCGCTCTGGGACAAGATCCGAAGGCGGCTCGGCTCCGCTGTCGGCAGACAAGCCTGACCAATACCGGGGCGCAAGCTCCGCAAGCACCAGACGCATTGCTTCTTCAACCTGATCCGGTCGCAGCACCGGACAATACCCGGAGTGTATCCAGACATGACCATGTTTGCGAAACTGAAATCCGCTGTCTTCGCGGCAGGCCTTGCCGTCTCGGCCGCCGTACCGGCTGCCCATGCGGACGAACAATATTTCCCCCTGCAGAGCTACCGCGTCGGGCCTTATGCGGCCGGCGGCACGGGGTTCTTCGGCGGCTTCATCGACTATCTCAATCTTATCAATACGCGCGACGGCGGCGTGAACGGCGTCAAGCTCACCTGGTCCGAAGCGGAAACGCAGTACGAGGTGGAGCGCGGCGTCGAAGCCTATGAGCGCCTCAAGAGCAATCCGAATATTGCCGCCTGGAACCCGCTTTCCGTCGGTATCGCCTATGCCATGATCGACCGCATCACCCAGGACAAGGCGCCGCTGATCACCATCAACCACGGCCGCACCGACTCCACCGACGGCCGCGTCTTCCCCTATGTCTTTCCGCTGCTGCTCAATCCCTACAGCGAGACTTCGGGCATCGTGAACTATATCGCCTCCAAGCTGGGCGGATCCGACAAGCTCAAGGGTAAGAAGATCGTCGTGCTCTATCACGGCTCGCCCTATGGCAAGGAGACGATCCCGATCTATGAGCTGCTGTCGAAGCAATATGGTTTCGAACTGCAGCAGATCGAAGTGCCGCATCCCGGCAACGAGCAGCAGGCGCAATGGCTGACGATCCGCCGTGCCAAGCCGGATTATGTCGTGCTGCGCGGCTGGGGCGTGATGAATCCGGTCGCACTCAAGACGGCGGCCAAGACCGGCTTCCCGGTCGACCACATCATCGGCAATGTCTGGTCGAACTCCGAGGAGGATGCCATCCCTGCGGGCGATGCAGCCAAGGGCTATACCGCGATTACCACGCAAGCCTCGGGCGCGGAATATCCAGTCGTCCAGGAGATCGTGAAGACGCTTTACGATAACGGCAAGGGCAACCTTGAAGACAAGAAGCGCATCGGCTCGGTCTACCACAATCTCGGCATCGTCAATGGCATCCTGAATGTGGAAGCCATCCGCATCGCGCAGGAAAAGTTCGGACATCGCACCTTGACCGGTGATGAGGTTCGCTGGGGTTTCGAGCATCTGCAGCTTGACCCGGCGCGCGTCGAAGCCCTGGGCGCCAAGGGCCTGTTCCATTCCATCAACGTCACCTGGGACAACCATGAGGGCAATGGCTACGTGACCTTCCAGCAGTGGGACGGCAAGAAATGGAATGTCGTCTCCGATTGGATCGCGCCGGACTGGGCGCTGCTGAGGCCGATTATCGAAAAGTCCTCGGAAGCCTATGCGAAGGAAAAGGGCATCAAGCTGCGCACCGCCGAAGATGCACAGACAGTGACGAATTGAGCCAATGGCCGGGCATTGGCGGGACCCGGATCCCCGCCGATGCCCCGGCTCTACCACAAAACCAAACCGAGATCGGTGGACCATGGCTGAAAAAGACGTTCTCCTGAAAGTGGACGGCATCAAAGCGACCTATAATGCTGCGATCACGGCGCTTCACGGTGTCAGCTTCACATTGCGCCGTGGTGAGATTCTCGCACTGCTGGGCGCCAACGGCGCTGGCAAGACGACGACGCTCAAGGCAATTTCGAACCTGCTGCCGGCCGAGCGCGGCGAGATCACCGAAGGCGCCATTCTCTACGAGGGTCGTGATGTTACCACGGCATCGCCGGCAGAACTGGTGCGCGCCGGCCTCGTGCAGGTCCTTGAGGGCCGGCATTGCTTCCGAAATCTGACCATCGAGGAAAATCTCGTTTCCGGCGGTATTGGACGCAGCGGCTCGCGCGCCGAGATCACCGCCGATCTGGAGAAAGTCTACACGATTTTTCCCCGGCTGAAGGAAAAGCGCCGTGCATTGGCCGGCCTTACCTCGGGCGGTGAGCAACAAATGACGGCGATCGGCCGTGCGCTGATGTCACGACCAAAGCTTCTTGTGCTCGACGAGCCGTCCATGGGGCTGGCGCCGATCGTCGTGCAGGATATTTTCCGGACGCTGCGGCGGCTGAATGCCGAAAGCGGTCTTTCCATTCTCGTTGCCGAACAGAATTCAGCGATCGCCCTGCGTTATGCCGACCGTGCGACCGTGCTCGAAAACGGCGCTGCCGTGCTTTCGGGAGATGCTGCCGAGTTGCGCAGGCGAGACGACGTCAAGGCCTTTTATCTCGGCCACAAATCCACGCCGGCGCCCACAACCGCCGCAACAAGCCTCCCCCCGGCCTGATCGGCCGCCATCATCAACCAGGAGAAACCATCATGACGCTTTCACAGGTCAATACCGAAAACGCCGTCAAGGCTGTGCCGGCGGTTCCTCGCCCGGCCGAGTCTGCCCATATTATCAAGGACGACGCTGAGGCAATTACCGTTGCCCGCCGGCTCGCGGCCGAATTTGTCAAGGACTCGGCCAAACGCGACCGTGAGCGCATTTGGCCCGTTGCCGAACTCGATGCATTTTCGCAAAGCGGCTTGTGGTCCATCAACGTGCCAAAAGCCTTCGGCGGGCCGGAGGTTTCCTACGCCACGCTCGCAAAGGTCATCGAGATCATATCAGCGGCAGATTCCTCGATTGGCCAGATCGCTCAGAATCATCTGGGCGTCGTTGCTGCGATCCGAACCGTATCGGATGCCGCCCAGCAGAAGCTTCTGTTCGCTGAAGTGCTGAAGGGCACCCGTTTCGGTAACGCTTTTTCGGAATTCGGCTCCAAACGGGCAGTCGATTTCGAAACGCGCTTCACCGATGCCGGCGACCATGTCGTCGTCAACGGGCGCAAATTCTATTCTTCCGGCGCGCTGCTTGCACATCTGGTGCCGATCGTCGCACTCGATGATGAAGGGCGGGCCTGGTATGCGATTGCCGAACGCGATGCGCCGGGCCTCACCGTCATCGATGACTGGTCCTCGTTCGGGCAGCGCACGACACTCTCGGGCACCGTGCTGCTCGATGATGTCAAAGTGCCGAAGACCCATCTTGTGCCGGGTTACAAGGGCTATGAAGTGCCGACCGCCGATGGTGCGATCTTCCAGATCATCCAGGTTGCCGTGGACACCGGTATCGCGCAGGCCGCCATTGACGAGACCGTCGCCTTCGTGCGCACCAAGAGCCGCGCCTGGGTGGATAGCGGCCAGGATCACGCCTGGGAAGATCCCTATACGATCCAGGCTATCGGAGACCTGACACTGCGTCTGCATGCCGCCCAAGCGCTTCTGGAGAAAGCCGGTTATGCTATCGATCGTGCTATAGCCAATCCCAACGCCGACACCGTGGCTGAGGCACAGATCGTCACGGCTGAGGCCAAGATCCTGTCGACCGAAATCGCAATTGCGGCGACCAACAAATTGTTCGAACTCGCAGGCACTCGCTCAACGCTTGCCGAACACAATCTTGATCGCCACTGGCGCAATGCGCGCACCCATACGCTGCATGACCCTGTTCGCTGGAAATATGCCATTCTCGGAAAGTACTTTCTGAATGGGGAAAAGCCTCCGCTTCATGCCTGGAGTTGACGGCCCGAAGGGGCCTCCCATGTTTGCGCGTGGGAGGCCGTCTGAAAGACCTTAGTACCCGCACCCGAAGCCGTCATAAATCGCTAATTTTAGGTCTTTGAGTTCGGATATCGGATGGTCCCCAATGCGGGGATCACGTCGAGCGCCGAATGACCAGCTTGCCGGGTATGGTGACGGTTTCGGGTTCAACTTTTCCCAAGATCATGGCGATGACTGCCTCGACCATTTCGTATCGCGGTTGTTCGTAGGTGGTGAGGCCGTAGGCGTGGGATCCGCCAAGCTCGTAATTGTCGAATCCGACAATCGCTATGTCCTGCGGGATCTGAAGCCCGAACTTGCCCCGGATTTCATCCATTGCCCCGAATGCGAGAATGTCGTTCTCACACATCAGAATATCCGCCCGATCTGCCGGTGCCGTTCTGGAAAGATAATCCCGTACCGATATAGCACCGGCTTCAGCGCTGTACCTTTCAGCTGACAGCAATTCTATGTCTTTGATACCCTTTTCGGCCCAGAATTCGGTGAAGTGCTGCCGGCGGCGCAGCGCGGTTGATAGCGCCATTGCGCCGCTCATGAAGGCCGGCCGACGGTATCCTTTCTCGTAGAGGTGATCGACGATGTCCTTGAGAGCGAGTTCGGCATCGCAAACGACAGCCGGCACTCCATCGATCTGGCTGTCGCGGGCAAGCACGTACATGGGGGGCATTCCCTGCCCAAGCTTATGATCTTTCAGTGTCTCGTCGCGGAATGCGGTACCAAACAGAATGATTGCATCGACCTGGCGCTGATCGGCATGAAGCAATGCGTGGACATGATCGAAGTGGTTGTTGATGTTGATCAACATCGCGACGAGACCGGCCGCCTGCAGTTGCTCTGTCAGCGCCTCCAGGAAAGGCAGCTTCTGGGGGTTCGCAAAATCGTCAACAAAGACGGCGACTTGCCGCGTGGAATTTGTCGCGAGACTGCGCGCCAGAAGATTGGGGCTGTAATTCAAAGTGGCGGCGGTCTCGAGGACTTTGCGCCTGCTTTCCTCTGTGATCGAGGCGCCGGGGGTGAAGGCTCTGATGACCGTCCATTTCGATACGCCCGCCGCTTCCGCCACTTGTTTTGCTGTCGCCCGCTTCCGCATTGAGCCTCCCAAGAAAAATAGAACGAACATTCCATTTTTGAGTTCCGATGAAATGGACGCTTGCTTTTAACCCATTCGTGGATATGATGCACCTGTTTGCACCCGGTAGCAAACTCTTTGCACCCGGTAGCATTCATATTTTTACCCGCCTGGGGAGTGGGCGGCACAAAGAGGAGGAACACCATGAAATCCATTTTGAGAAAATTCGCCTATGGCCTTCTGACCGCGGGAATTGTCGTCTCCGGCGCAGCCGCTGCCGGGGCGCAGGACCAGTTGACCATCATCGCGGTCACCCATGGTCAGGCATCCGATCCTTTCTGGTCCATCGTCAAGAACGGCATGATGCAGGCGGGCAAGGACAGCAATGTGCGCGTCGATTATCGCGCTCCTGAAACATTTGACATGGTTGCGATGGGCCAGCTCATCGACGCAGCCGCAAACCAGGCTCCGGCGGGGATCGTGATTTCCAATCCCGATCCGGACGCCCTTGGTCCGGCGATTGAAAAAGCGGTTGCTGCCGGAATTCCGGTCATATCCATGAATTCCGGTATCGCGGCCGCCGAAAAACTCGGCATCAAACTGCATGTCGGCCAGGACGAGCTGCCGGCCGGCATCAAGGTGGGGGAAAAGCTGAAATCTCTCGGCTTTAAACATGTCCTGTGCGTCAATCAGGAGGTGGGCAATGCCGCGCTCGATCAGCGTTGCGCCGGAACCGAGAAAGGGTTCGAAGGCGGCAAGGTGACGGTGTTGCCGACGACGGCGGATCCCGCCGAAATCGAGGCCAAAATCCAGGCGGCTCTGAGCGCGGACTCATCGGTTGATGTTGTTCTCGGCCTTTCTGCTCCGTTGGTCGGTGAACGTGCCGTCGCGATCGTGGAGAAAATGGGGGCAAGCGACAAGGTCAAGGTGGCCTCCTTCGATCTGTCGGCAGGCTTCCTGACGGCGGTTGCAGATGGCAAAGCGCTGTTCGCGGTCGATCAGCAGCCCTTCCTGCAGGGGTATCTGCCGGTAACCTTTCTGGCGCTGAATGCGCGCTACGGCACCATTCCGGCAGGAAACGTCGCTTCCGGTCCGAGCTTCGTCGAGAAGGACACGGCGGCTGCGGTCATCGAAAAATCCTCCCAGGGCATCCGCTAGCCGGATGAAGCGTAGCTCCCGTGTCGACGGGAGCTACGCCGACCGCAACCCTTGCCACCATGCGCGACCTCGGCCGTCGATGTCATTCGCGCGCAAAGACAACACATAATCCAAGGAACGAACCCATGACGCTGGCCAACGAACAGAACGGGACCCCGACCCCGTCCGACGAGCGGCTCAAAAAGGTTTCGACGATGACCGCGTTGCTGCGTCGTCCGGAACTCGGCGCTGTCGCTGGACTGGTGCTCGTCACCATCTTCTTTTTCTTCACGGCCAACCCCGCCATGTTCACGCTGGCAGGCGTGGTCAATTTCATGGCGCCTGCCGCTCAGCTAGGAATTCTCGCCATTGGCGCGGCCTTGCTGATGATCGGTGGTGAATTTGACCTGTCGATCGGATCGATGGTCGCGTTCGCTGGCCTCGTCTTCGGCACGGCGCTCGTGGTTCTCGATCTTCCGCTGAGTGTGTCCATTCTAATTGCGCTGGGTTTCGCCGTGGTAATCGGGGTTACGAATGCGCAGCTCACGATGCGGACCGGTCTCCCTTCGTTCATCGTCACGCTTGCGTTTCTCTTCATTCTGCGCGGTCTCACTCTGGTTGGGCTCAAATGGGCAAGCGGCGGCGCAACGCAGCTTCGCGGCATGAAGGAAGCCGTCGCCGACAGCCCGCTTGCACCGTTTTTTTCCGGCGATGCGTTTCCCGGCCTGTTTTCCTGGCTCGGCAGCAGGGGCATTATCGATACCTTTCCAAATGGCGCGCCGAAAGTTCCCGGCATTCCCGTGGAGATCCTGTGGTTTGTGCTCATTGCTTTGCTCGCTACCTGGGTACTTCTGCGGACACGCTTCGGGAACTGGATTTTTGCAGCCGGCGGCGATCCGCGTGCGGCGCGTAAATCGGGTGTGCCTGTAGCGCGCGTGAAGACCACGCTGTTCATCATAACGGCCATGTGCGCCACCCTCGTTGCAATCCTGACGGTGCTGGATGCCGGCTCAACGGATGCCCGCCGTGGGTTTCAGAAGGAATTCGAGGCCATCATCGCGGCCGTCATCGGCGGTTGCCTTCTCACAGGCGGATATGGTTCGGCGATCGGCGCATTCTTCGGCTCCGTTGTGTTCGGCATGGTGCTGATCGGGCTCACCTACACCTCAATCGATCAGGATTGGTATCTTGTGTTCCTTGGCGGCATGCTGCTGACAGCCGTGATTTTCAACAATGTGATCCGCAAACGCGTCACGGGAGAACGCTGATGAGCACGTCGCAGACGCCAATCGTAGAGGTCAGGAACCTCGTCAAATATTTCGGCTCCATCATCGCGCTCAATGGTGTTTCGCTAAGTGTCAATGCCGGGGAAGTCCTCTGCCTTCTCGGCGACAACGGCGCCGGTAAGTCCACCCTCATCAATACCCTGTCCGGCGTCTTCAAGCCGTATTCAGGAGACTTCCTCATCGACGGACAGGCACGCATGTTCAATGGTCCACGCGATGCACTCGATGCGGGCATCGCGACCGTTTACCAGGATCTTGCGATGATCCCGCTGATGTCAGTGACCCGGAACTTCTTCATGGGCCGGGAACCGCTGAAGGGTTTCGGTCCCTTCAAGAGCATGGACATGGAACTCGCCGACAGGGTCACGCGGGACGAGATGCGCAAGATCGGCATCGATGTGCGCGAGCCGGATCAGGCGGTGGGCACTTTGTCTGGTGGTGAACGGCAATGCGTCGCCATCGCCCGCGCGGTCTATTTCGGCGCAAAGGTGCTCATTCTT
The DNA window shown above is from Agrobacterium tumefaciens and carries:
- a CDS encoding branched-chain amino acid ABC transporter permease, whose protein sequence is MADFDWLFLIEVLVGGLLSGVMYSLVAIGFVLIYKTSGVLNFAQGAMLLFAALTFVSLLERNVPFALALVLTFAVMVLIGLVIERTVLRPLTNKPPITLFMATLGLSYIIEGAAQLLWGTQVHGLELGIEDVPFDIGGVFISQFDLFAAAVAGLMVAALSAFFRYTRIGLAFRAVADDQFAALAVGLKLPWIWATVWAAAGVVALVAGLLWGARLGVQFSLSLVVLKALPVLVLGGFDSILGAIVGGLLIGATEKLAEVYIGEYFGGGIESWIAYVVALAFLLIRPSGLFGQKLVERV
- a CDS encoding ABC transporter ATP-binding protein, with product MPAAIYSLDVPVPGTLRDNGDQLVHALPSGKTGGTRQHGEKSHALALHGVSLSFGGVNALVDVDLSVEPGEIRAIIGPNGAGKSSLINVISGVYRSSHGHVHIGSSSFRHVPTERLASLGVARTFQNLALFKGLSVIDNVVAGRAYTVRSSFVGQIFGLGRARREEADARERAACILEFLHLDQVSHRLVGTLPYGLQKRVELARALVAEPKILLLDEPMAGMTAAEKNDMADFIRSARDQYETTVILIEHDIGVVMQLSDRIAVLDYGRKIADGSPDEIRADQRVIDAYLGVIEENEDGEGI
- a CDS encoding branched-chain amino acid ABC transporter permease codes for the protein MAVVTTDLHPTWFFNRQLAPIAIVAGAYLVVPFIGSTYLFEAILLPFLALSLAGVGLNLLTGYAGQVSLGSAAFMAVGAFAAYNFNLRVDGLPLIVSILLAGLSAAVIGIVFGLPSLRLKGFYLAVSTLAAQFFVQWTLTKFSWFSNDSASGVIDAPPLTLAGIEFTGPVGRYLFALTVVVVLTFLAHRLTTSQTGRNFIAVRDNETAARIIGVPVLRTKLLAFAISSFIIAVAGVLWAFAYLRTVEPAGFNLDRSFQILFIIIIGGLASTRGAFFGAALIVVFPLLLSRLGSFLLGDLFDSGVLEMSQRIVLGALIILFLILEPDGLSSLWDKIRRRLGSAVGRQA
- a CDS encoding ATP-binding cassette domain-containing protein, translated to MSTSQTPIVEVRNLVKYFGSIIALNGVSLSVNAGEVLCLLGDNGAGKSTLINTLSGVFKPYSGDFLIDGQARMFNGPRDALDAGIATVYQDLAMIPLMSVTRNFFMGREPLKGFGPFKSMDMELADRVTRDEMRKIGIDVREPDQAVGTLSGGERQCVAIARAVYFGAKVLILDEPTSALGVAQTSMVLKYINQVRNNGLGVIFITHNVRHAYAVGNRFTALNRGKTLGTYSKSEIGIDDLQNLMAGGKELQSISEELGGTI
- a CDS encoding ABC transporter substrate-binding protein: MTMFAKLKSAVFAAGLAVSAAVPAAHADEQYFPLQSYRVGPYAAGGTGFFGGFIDYLNLINTRDGGVNGVKLTWSEAETQYEVERGVEAYERLKSNPNIAAWNPLSVGIAYAMIDRITQDKAPLITINHGRTDSTDGRVFPYVFPLLLNPYSETSGIVNYIASKLGGSDKLKGKKIVVLYHGSPYGKETIPIYELLSKQYGFELQQIEVPHPGNEQQAQWLTIRRAKPDYVVLRGWGVMNPVALKTAAKTGFPVDHIIGNVWSNSEEDAIPAGDAAKGYTAITTQASGAEYPVVQEIVKTLYDNGKGNLEDKKRIGSVYHNLGIVNGILNVEAIRIAQEKFGHRTLTGDEVRWGFEHLQLDPARVEALGAKGLFHSINVTWDNHEGNGYVTFQQWDGKKWNVVSDWIAPDWALLRPIIEKSSEAYAKEKGIKLRTAEDAQTVTN
- a CDS encoding sugar ABC transporter substrate-binding protein, translated to MKSILRKFAYGLLTAGIVVSGAAAAGAQDQLTIIAVTHGQASDPFWSIVKNGMMQAGKDSNVRVDYRAPETFDMVAMGQLIDAAANQAPAGIVISNPDPDALGPAIEKAVAAGIPVISMNSGIAAAEKLGIKLHVGQDELPAGIKVGEKLKSLGFKHVLCVNQEVGNAALDQRCAGTEKGFEGGKVTVLPTTADPAEIEAKIQAALSADSSVDVVLGLSAPLVGERAVAIVEKMGASDKVKVASFDLSAGFLTAVADGKALFAVDQQPFLQGYLPVTFLALNARYGTIPAGNVASGPSFVEKDTAAAVIEKSSQGIR
- a CDS encoding LacI family DNA-binding transcriptional regulator; this translates as MRKRATAKQVAEAAGVSKWTVIRAFTPGASITEESRRKVLETAATLNYSPNLLARSLATNSTRQVAVFVDDFANPQKLPFLEALTEQLQAAGLVAMLININNHFDHVHALLHADQRQVDAIILFGTAFRDETLKDHKLGQGMPPMYVLARDSQIDGVPAVVCDAELALKDIVDHLYEKGYRRPAFMSGAMALSTALRRRQHFTEFWAEKGIKDIELLSAERYSAEAGAISVRDYLSRTAPADRADILMCENDILAFGAMDEIRGKFGLQIPQDIAIVGFDNYELGGSHAYGLTTYEQPRYEMVEAVIAMILGKVEPETVTIPGKLVIRRST
- a CDS encoding SfnB family sulfur acquisition oxidoreductase, whose translation is MTLSQVNTENAVKAVPAVPRPAESAHIIKDDAEAITVARRLAAEFVKDSAKRDRERIWPVAELDAFSQSGLWSINVPKAFGGPEVSYATLAKVIEIISAADSSIGQIAQNHLGVVAAIRTVSDAAQQKLLFAEVLKGTRFGNAFSEFGSKRAVDFETRFTDAGDHVVVNGRKFYSSGALLAHLVPIVALDDEGRAWYAIAERDAPGLTVIDDWSSFGQRTTLSGTVLLDDVKVPKTHLVPGYKGYEVPTADGAIFQIIQVAVDTGIAQAAIDETVAFVRTKSRAWVDSGQDHAWEDPYTIQAIGDLTLRLHAAQALLEKAGYAIDRAIANPNADTVAEAQIVTAEAKILSTEIAIAATNKLFELAGTRSTLAEHNLDRHWRNARTHTLHDPVRWKYAILGKYFLNGEKPPLHAWS
- a CDS encoding ABC transporter ATP-binding protein translates to MAEKDVLLKVDGIKATYNAAITALHGVSFTLRRGEILALLGANGAGKTTTLKAISNLLPAERGEITEGAILYEGRDVTTASPAELVRAGLVQVLEGRHCFRNLTIEENLVSGGIGRSGSRAEITADLEKVYTIFPRLKEKRRALAGLTSGGEQQMTAIGRALMSRPKLLVLDEPSMGLAPIVVQDIFRTLRRLNAESGLSILVAEQNSAIALRYADRATVLENGAAVLSGDAAELRRRDDVKAFYLGHKSTPAPTTAATSLPPA
- a CDS encoding ABC transporter permease — encoded protein: MTLANEQNGTPTPSDERLKKVSTMTALLRRPELGAVAGLVLVTIFFFFTANPAMFTLAGVVNFMAPAAQLGILAIGAALLMIGGEFDLSIGSMVAFAGLVFGTALVVLDLPLSVSILIALGFAVVIGVTNAQLTMRTGLPSFIVTLAFLFILRGLTLVGLKWASGGATQLRGMKEAVADSPLAPFFSGDAFPGLFSWLGSRGIIDTFPNGAPKVPGIPVEILWFVLIALLATWVLLRTRFGNWIFAAGGDPRAARKSGVPVARVKTTLFIITAMCATLVAILTVLDAGSTDARRGFQKEFEAIIAAVIGGCLLTGGYGSAIGAFFGSVVFGMVLIGLTYTSIDQDWYLVFLGGMLLTAVIFNNVIRKRVTGER